In Acidovorax sp. GBBC 1281, a single window of DNA contains:
- the ppa gene encoding inorganic diphosphatase, with product MSLNNVTPGKNTPETFNVVIEIPMDSDPIKYEVDKESGAIFVDRFMTTAMYYPSNYGYVPQTLSGDGDPVDVLVITPYPLLPGVVVPCRALGILKMEDEAGVDGKVLAVPTTKVLKMYENWKTVDDVNPMRLKAISHFFEHYKDLEEGKWVKVLGWEGIEAAHQEIVEGLANYKK from the coding sequence ATGTCCCTCAACAACGTCACCCCCGGCAAGAACACCCCTGAAACCTTCAATGTGGTCATCGAGATCCCCATGGACTCGGACCCCATCAAGTACGAGGTGGACAAGGAATCGGGCGCCATCTTCGTGGACCGTTTCATGACCACGGCCATGTACTACCCCTCCAACTACGGCTACGTGCCGCAAACGCTGAGCGGCGACGGCGACCCGGTGGACGTGCTGGTGATCACCCCCTATCCGCTGCTGCCCGGCGTGGTCGTGCCCTGCCGCGCGCTCGGCATCCTGAAGATGGAAGACGAAGCGGGCGTCGATGGCAAGGTGCTGGCCGTGCCCACCACCAAGGTCCTCAAGATGTACGAGAACTGGAAGACCGTGGACGACGTGAACCCGATGCGCCTGAAGGCCATCAGCCACTTCTTCGAGCACTACAAGGACCTGGAAGAAGGCAAGTGGGTCAAGGTGCTGGGCTGGGAAGGCATCGAGGCGGCCCACCAGGAAATCGTGGAAGGCCTGGCCAACTACAAGAAGTGA